From Vigna unguiculata cultivar IT97K-499-35 chromosome 5, ASM411807v1, whole genome shotgun sequence, the proteins below share one genomic window:
- the LOC114183998 gene encoding receptor-like protein EIX1: MNESTMDCFTSKVSVLLLLLLSAVVLPKGNCRTHSCNENDQSALLIFKHHVVDPLDYLSSWSDEKHCCAWKGVQCDNVTGRVTTLDLNNQYLQGEINLSLLQIQFLTYLNLSCNSFTALSLTNSNYQSLVKPSNAYANFSSLKYLDLSFNEDLQLDNLQWLSHLSSLQCLNLSAIYLESQTNWLQTMAMLPSLLELRLSMCRLKSISPSVKFVNFTSLLTLDLSQNSFYSDLPYWLFNISSDISHIDLSSNGLRGQIPKTLLNLRKLKSLRLDDNGLTGPIPDWLGEHQHLQHLNLTENLFNGSFPSSLGNLSSLTQFGVSSDSLSGSLPNSIGQLFNLRSLYIGGSLSGVLSEKHFYKLFNLESLVLLSAFSFDLDPNWIPPFQLHEVDLRNTILGPTFPEWLYTQRTLETLDVSSSGISPTNADRFWSFLANVRSIRLSNNNISADLSNVTLNSAYIIMDQNNFTGGLPLISSNVLYLDLSYNFLSGTISNMLCSRLGRKMNTLYYLDISHNLLTGGIPDCGENCRGLTLLKINNNKLGGEIPPPMDLHKNNFSGNPLDISSFKSLAYLNLAENNFSGVVPTKIPKSIQGLILRGNEFSGNIPAELCSLPSLRILDLSQNKLSGSIPSCIYFNGPYSILNYSLSDGAGTIESHLKFSFLYYLGGRGVEYEGGWVLGTLDLSTNNLSGEIPPQLFNLTRLAGLNLSRNHLVGKIPSNIGGMTNLEWLDLSNNHLSGEIPAAISKLMFLGLLNLSYNDLSGEIPSGGQLDTLTLWSYIGNPKLCGAPLLKNCSEKVNEEKVNHEEGSNDSLNESLYIGIGVGYFAGLCGVWYSLLFHRAWRHKYFQFLDNILDWLYVFVALKLNKFRELRASSR; this comes from the exons ATGAATGAATCAACAATGGATTGCTTCACCTCAAAAGTTTCAGTTCTTCTCCTACTCTTGCTATCTGCAGTGGTATTGCCCAAAGGCAACTGTAGAACGCATAGTTGCAATGAAAACGATCAATCGGCCTTGTTAATCTTCAAACATCATGTTGTAGACCCTTTAGACTACCTCTCCTCTTGGTCTGATGAAAAACATTGTTGTGCATGGAAAGGAGTGCAGTGTGATAATGTGACAGGAAGAGTTACAACACTTGATCTCAACAACCAATACTTGCAAGGTGAAATCAACCTATCTCTTcttcaaattcaatttttgaCTTACTTGAACTTGAGTTGCAATAGTTTTACAGCTCTAAGTCTTACAAACTCAAACTACCAATCACTAGTCAAACCTTCTAATGCTTATGCTAACTTCTCTAGCCTCAAGTACCTGGACTTGTCCTTTAATGAAGATCTTCAGTTGGATAATCTTCAATGGCTTTCTCATCTTTCTTCATTGCAATGCCTCAATCTCAGTGCGATTTATCTTGAAAGTCAAACAAATTGGCTTCAAACCATGGCCATGCTTCCTTCTCTTTTGGAGTTGAGATTGTCAATGTGTCGTCTAAAAAGCATCAGCCCTTCTGTCAAGTTCGTGAATTTTACTTCACTACTCACTCTTGACCTGTCTCAGAACAGTTTCTACTCCGATTTGCCTTATTGGCTGTTTAATATTAGTAGTGACATCTCTCATATTGACCTTAGCTCCAATGGTTTGAGGGGCCAAATACCCAAGACTTTGTTAAATCTTAGAAAGCTTAAATCATTAAGATTGGATGACAATGGACTTACAGGACCTATTCCAGATTGGTTAGGGGAACATCAACATCTGCAGCATCTTAATCTAACTGAGAATCTGTTTAATGGTTCCTTTCCTTCAAGTCTAGGAAATCTCTCATCCTTGACACAATTTGGAGTTAGCTCTGATTCATTGAGTGGTAGTCTTCCAAACAGCATCGGCCAGCTCTTTAACTTGAGGAGTTTATACATCGGAGGATCCCTGTCAGGAGTTCTATCTGAAAAGCATTTTTACAAACTCTTCAATTtagaatcacttgtcttgcttTCAGCTTTTTCATTTGATTTGGATCCCAACTGGATTCCTCCTTTTCAGCTCCATGAAGTTGACCTGAGAAACACAATTCTTGGTCCAACTTTTCCAGAATGGCTATACACACAGAGGACGCTAGAAACTCTAGATGTTTCTTCCTCAGGAATATCACCCACAAACGCAGACAGGTTTTGGAGCTTTTTAGCCAATGTCAGATCAATTAGATTGTCCAATAACAACATTAGTGCTGATTTATCAAATGTCACTCTAAATTCTGCATATATAATTATGGATCAGAATAATTTCACAGGAGGGCTACCACTTATATCATCAAATGTCTTGTATTTAGATCTATCTTACAATTTCCTGTCTGGAACCATTTCCAATATGTTGTGCTCTAGATTGGGAAGGAAAATGAATACATTATATTACCTGGATATATCTCATAATCTTTTGACGGGAGGAATTCCCGATTGTGGGGAGAATTGTAGAGGTTTGACTTTACTTAAGATTAACAACAATAAACTAGGTGGTGAAATTCCTCCACCAATGGATTTGCACAAGAACAACTTTTCTGGAAATCCACTGGACATTTCAAGCTTTAAGTCATTGGCATACTTGAACCTTGCAGAAAACAATTTTTCTGGGGTTGTACCAACAAAGATTCCAAAGAGCATTCAAGGGCTGATATTGAGAGGCAATGAATTTAGCGGCAATATTCCAGCAGAACTATGTAGTCTCCCTTCCCTAAGAATACTTGATCTTTCACAAAATAAACTTTCCGGATCTATTCCTTCTTGtatat attttaatgggccttacagtATACTCAATTATAGTCTCTCGGATGGTGCTGGAACAATAGAATCTCATCTTAAGTTCagttttttgtattatttgggAGGTAGAGGGGTGGAGTATGAAGGTGGTTGGGTACTCGGAACTCTAGACCTTTCAACAAACAACTTGTCTGGAGAAATCCCACCACAACTTTTTAACCTCACTCGGTTGGCTGGTTTGAACTTGTCCAGAAATCATTTGGTGGGAAAGATACCAAGCAATATTGGTGGCATGACAAATTTGGAGTGGCTTGATCTCTCCAACAATCATCTTTCAGGGGAAATTCCGGCAGCCATATCTAAGTTGATGTTCCTAGGTTTGCTGAATCTATCATACAATGATTTAAGTGGAGAAATCCCATCAGGGGGGCAACTTGATACGTTAACTTTATGGAGCTATATTGGGAATCCCAAACTTTGTGGAGCTCCTCTTCTAAAGAACTGTTCTGAGAAAGTAAATGAAGAGAAGGTAAACCATGAAGAAGGATCAAACGATTCTCTAAATGAGTCACTCTACATTGGGATTGGAGTTGGGTATTTTGCTGGCTTATGCGGAGTTTGGTATTCTTTGCTCTTCCATAGAGCATGGAGACACAAATATTTTCAGTTCCTGGATAATATCCTCGACTGGCTTTATGTGTTTGTGGCTCTCAAGTTAAATAAGTTTCGTGAGTTAAGAGCAAGTTCAAGATGA